In the genome of Nocardioides seonyuensis, one region contains:
- a CDS encoding MATE family efflux transporter produces the protein MRWKDVDREILRLAVPAFLALIAEPLFLLSDAAIVGHLGTPELAGLGIAAVVLQTAVGLCVFLAYGTTASVARLLGAGDVRAALAQGIDGVWLAVIIGVATTAAGVLLTEPLVGAFGAGAEVTDHGVTYLRIAFLGTTPLLVMLATTGILRGLQDTRTPLVVAVLGNALNIALNFLLVYGLGPVPALGIAGSAIGSVIAQVASAAALLLVVVRAARAEGSPMTPDLHGILGAAHAAVALVVRTVALRAALLVSTYAVTVAGPDTEVDLAAHQIAMTIWTFLAFALDAIAIAAQALTGRALGAGDAEATRALTRRMVAWGIGSGVVTGLGLAALSPYLGVLFTPDQDVRDLLVPVLLVAALGQPVAGVVFVLDGVLIGAGDGTYLAWTGLVVLGVYAPAALVAATAVHGLVAVWVAMAVVFMGARGVALWVRARGDRWLLTGRGPEVVRR, from the coding sequence GTGCGCTGGAAGGACGTGGACCGGGAGATCCTCCGGCTGGCCGTTCCCGCGTTCCTCGCGCTGATCGCCGAGCCGCTGTTCCTGCTGTCCGACGCCGCCATCGTGGGGCACCTCGGCACCCCCGAGCTCGCCGGTCTGGGCATCGCGGCGGTGGTGCTGCAGACCGCCGTCGGGCTGTGCGTCTTCCTGGCCTACGGCACCACGGCGTCCGTGGCGCGCCTCCTGGGTGCCGGCGACGTGCGTGCAGCCCTCGCCCAGGGCATCGACGGGGTGTGGCTCGCAGTCATCATCGGGGTCGCCACCACCGCCGCGGGCGTCCTGCTCACCGAACCCCTCGTCGGGGCGTTCGGCGCGGGCGCCGAGGTCACCGACCACGGCGTGACCTACCTGCGGATCGCCTTCCTCGGCACGACACCGCTCCTGGTCATGCTCGCGACCACCGGAATCCTGCGCGGGCTCCAGGACACCCGCACCCCACTGGTGGTGGCCGTCCTCGGCAACGCCCTCAACATCGCCCTCAACTTCCTGCTGGTCTACGGCCTCGGCCCGGTCCCCGCACTGGGGATCGCCGGGTCCGCCATCGGCTCGGTCATCGCCCAGGTCGCCTCGGCGGCGGCGCTGCTCCTCGTCGTCGTACGCGCCGCCCGCGCCGAGGGGTCGCCGATGACGCCCGACCTCCACGGCATCCTCGGCGCCGCCCACGCAGCCGTCGCCCTGGTCGTGCGCACCGTGGCGCTGCGCGCCGCACTGCTCGTCAGCACGTACGCCGTCACGGTCGCCGGCCCGGACACCGAGGTCGACCTGGCCGCCCACCAGATCGCCATGACGATCTGGACGTTCCTGGCCTTCGCGCTCGACGCGATCGCCATCGCGGCCCAGGCGCTCACCGGGCGGGCCCTGGGTGCGGGTGATGCGGAGGCGACCCGCGCCCTGACCCGCCGGATGGTGGCGTGGGGGATCGGCAGCGGCGTGGTCACCGGGCTCGGGCTGGCCGCGCTGTCGCCGTACCTCGGGGTGCTGTTCACCCCCGACCAGGACGTGCGCGACCTGCTGGTGCCCGTCCTGCTCGTCGCTGCGCTGGGCCAGCCCGTCGCAGGCGTGGTCTTCGTGCTCGACGGGGTCCTCATCGGTGCCGGCGACGGGACCTACCTGGCCTGGACCGGGCTGGTCGTCCTCGGCGTCTACGCCCCTGCCGCGCTCGTCGCCGCGACGGCCGTGCACGGCCTGGTGGCGGTGTGGGTGGCGATGGCGGTGGTCTTCATGGGAGCCCGGGGCGTGGCCCTGTGGGTCCGCGCCCGGGGCGATCGCTGGTTGCTCACCGGGCGGGGGCCGGAGGTCGTGCGGCGCTGA
- the dnaB gene encoding replicative DNA helicase: MSITEQSRHTDGGPEWGDGPAAYEPGDAPRQPNDRTPPQDNAAEQSVLGSMLISKDAIADVVEAVAAVDYYRPAHEIIHEAIVDLYGRGEPADPITVAAELQRRGELQRVGGAPYLHTLSANVPIAANAGYYAEIVREKAILRRLVEAGTRIVSMGYAGEGQVDTLVDSAQAEVYKVTDRRSSEDYAPLSDIMNPVLDEIEAIGNREAGLYGVPTGFADLDDLTNGLHAGQMIIVAARPAMGKSTLALDFCRAASIHNNLTSVFFSLEMTRSEIMMRLLSAEAKVPLNHIRNGSMRDEDWDKLARKMGQVSGAPMFIDDSPNMTMMEIRAKARRLKQRHDLKLIVIDYMQLMTSGRKVESRQLEVSEFSRNIKLLAKELELPVIALSQLNRGPEQRGDKRPMMSDLRESGSLEQDADMVILLHRDDVYEKESTRPGEADLIVAKHRNGPTRDLTVAFQGHYSRFVDMAQG; this comes from the coding sequence GTGAGCATCACCGAGCAGAGCCGCCACACCGACGGCGGTCCCGAGTGGGGTGACGGCCCGGCGGCCTACGAGCCCGGTGACGCGCCGCGCCAACCCAACGACCGCACGCCTCCGCAGGACAACGCGGCCGAGCAGAGCGTCCTCGGCTCGATGCTCATCTCGAAGGACGCGATCGCCGACGTCGTCGAGGCGGTTGCGGCGGTCGACTACTACCGCCCCGCCCACGAGATCATCCACGAGGCGATCGTCGACCTCTACGGCCGCGGCGAGCCCGCTGACCCCATCACCGTGGCGGCCGAGCTCCAGCGCCGCGGCGAGCTCCAGCGGGTGGGGGGAGCCCCCTACCTCCACACGCTCTCGGCCAACGTGCCGATCGCCGCCAACGCCGGCTACTACGCCGAGATCGTGCGGGAGAAGGCGATCCTGCGCCGCCTCGTCGAGGCCGGCACCCGCATCGTCTCCATGGGCTACGCCGGTGAGGGCCAGGTCGACACGCTGGTCGACAGCGCCCAGGCCGAGGTCTACAAGGTCACCGACCGGCGCTCGTCTGAGGACTACGCGCCGCTGTCCGACATCATGAACCCCGTCCTCGACGAGATCGAGGCGATCGGCAACCGCGAGGCCGGCCTCTACGGCGTGCCCACCGGCTTCGCCGACCTCGACGACCTGACGAACGGCCTCCACGCCGGGCAGATGATCATCGTCGCCGCGCGCCCCGCCATGGGCAAGTCGACCCTCGCCCTCGACTTCTGCCGGGCGGCCTCGATCCACAACAACCTCACCAGCGTCTTCTTCAGCCTCGAGATGACGCGCTCGGAGATCATGATGAGGCTGCTGTCTGCCGAGGCGAAGGTGCCGCTCAACCACATCCGCAACGGCTCCATGCGCGACGAGGACTGGGACAAGCTGGCGCGCAAGATGGGCCAGGTCTCCGGGGCCCCGATGTTCATCGACGACTCGCCGAACATGACGATGATGGAGATCCGGGCCAAGGCGCGCCGGCTCAAGCAGCGCCACGACCTCAAGCTCATCGTCATCGACTACATGCAGCTGATGACCTCGGGGCGCAAGGTCGAGAGCCGCCAGCTCGAGGTCTCGGAGTTCTCCCGCAACATCAAGCTCCTCGCCAAGGAGCTCGAGCTCCCGGTCATCGCGCTCTCCCAGCTCAACCGTGGCCCCGAGCAGCGCGGCGACAAGCGGCCGATGATGTCCGACCTGCGCGAGTCCGGCTCGCTCGAGCAGGACGCCGACATGGTGATCCTCCTCCACCGCGACGACGTCTACGAGAAGGAGTCGACCCGCCCCGGCGAGGCCGACCTCATCGTCGCCAAGCACCGCAACGGCCCCACCCGCGACCTCACCGTCGCCTTCCAGGGCCACTACTCCCGCTTCGTCGACATGGCGCAGGGCTGA
- a CDS encoding DUF4062 domain-containing protein, producing the protein MKVFISSVRRGLEAERDYLPDLVRALGHQPLRFEDFGAQDLTSRGACLGGVQEADVYLLLLGPTYGGEMDDSRLSATEEEFNTAAGRGLPIYVFKKRDITPDSAQEAFLSRVGNYQEGRFWTEFADNAELGVAVTKALQGHREPAPPFAQQSLSRAVEVPWRREQATLPQPRDHIAVLEVHVVPIEQTILRPVATLGDLATRLATDARQQGFFGHGDALDINADTDNAWAIRNDPNHRSGWNEASTDPFAGVYTRRDGTLSAFQALPRDMLGSLVNEADLIQRLTVLLRHLTPYLPEAASITTAAAIDPADTVVVGDPQTVGNRNSGHMGFGRDSALRAGPADQIATTSLAPHLHEVARDLAARLIHALRSNGR; encoded by the coding sequence ATGAAGGTGTTCATCTCGTCTGTCCGGCGTGGACTCGAAGCCGAGCGGGATTACCTTCCGGACCTAGTCCGAGCGCTCGGTCACCAGCCACTGCGGTTCGAGGACTTCGGGGCCCAGGATCTGACCAGCAGGGGAGCCTGCCTTGGCGGGGTTCAGGAAGCCGACGTGTACCTGCTGCTGCTCGGCCCCACCTACGGCGGCGAGATGGATGACTCTCGCCTGTCCGCCACCGAGGAGGAGTTCAACACCGCAGCCGGGCGCGGGCTGCCCATCTACGTGTTCAAGAAGCGCGACATCACCCCCGACTCGGCGCAGGAGGCGTTCCTGTCCCGCGTGGGGAACTACCAGGAGGGCCGCTTCTGGACCGAGTTCGCCGACAACGCCGAACTCGGTGTCGCGGTCACCAAGGCGCTCCAAGGCCACCGGGAACCAGCGCCGCCATTCGCGCAGCAGTCACTCTCCCGTGCGGTGGAGGTGCCGTGGCGTCGTGAGCAGGCAACGCTGCCGCAGCCGAGAGACCACATCGCCGTCCTCGAAGTGCACGTCGTGCCGATCGAGCAGACCATCCTGCGTCCGGTCGCAACACTGGGCGACCTGGCTACCCGGCTGGCAACCGATGCCCGCCAGCAGGGCTTCTTCGGGCACGGCGACGCGCTCGACATCAACGCCGACACCGACAACGCCTGGGCTATCCGCAATGACCCCAACCACCGCAGCGGCTGGAACGAAGCGAGCACCGACCCCTTCGCCGGTGTCTACACCCGACGCGACGGCACCCTGAGCGCCTTCCAAGCCCTTCCGCGCGACATGCTCGGCTCCCTGGTCAACGAGGCCGACCTGATCCAGCGCCTGACCGTCCTCCTGCGCCACCTCACCCCGTACCTGCCCGAAGCAGCCAGCATCACCACAGCGGCTGCCATCGACCCCGCCGACACGGTCGTCGTGGGCGACCCGCAAACCGTCGGGAACCGCAACTCCGGGCACATGGGATTCGGGAGAGACAGCGCTCTGCGGGCCGGACCAGCCGACCAGATCGCCACCACCTCGCTCGCCCCGCACCTGCACGAGGTTGCCCGTGATCTAGCCGCGCGGCTCATACACGCGCTGCGCAGCAACGGCCGCTAA
- a CDS encoding helix-turn-helix domain-containing protein produces the protein MDHQRQSSEAAFPHATATLAEAATMLGLSREQVRALVNQGLLTETGRPGDQRIRVSSIRTFSRPNDGAAAQRCIT, from the coding sequence ATGGACCACCAACGACAGTCGAGTGAGGCCGCGTTCCCGCATGCCACGGCCACGCTGGCTGAGGCGGCCACGATGCTCGGACTGAGTCGCGAGCAGGTGCGCGCACTGGTCAACCAGGGCCTGCTCACCGAAACCGGCCGACCGGGAGACCAGCGAATCCGGGTCTCATCCATCCGCACTTTCAGCAGGCCGAACGACGGCGCAGCCGCGCAGCGATGCATCACCTGA
- a CDS encoding site-specific DNA-methyltransferase, protein MTLVVTREQRDASAITKEEWREYTKTVWSIANTSDSDHPAVFPPELPKRLIKMFSFVDETVLDPFGGTGTTGRVAAELGRRGVCIDQSSVYVDRMLRDKAALNGSGHLFEPTLGDARRIDLPDDSVGLAVTSPPYWNKADYGDGESNLGNVEGYLEFIESLRPAFAEVFRALAPGRKFCVNTANVNQHTEHGLLTFPLATDLVILLRELGFVLVNEIIWNKDGTGGKWGSANGQRPIFGSYPYPPNLLFKNVHEYIIIAAKPPTKKSTGKTVLPYDNIMRLPQKV, encoded by the coding sequence GTGACGCTTGTTGTAACCCGTGAGCAGCGCGACGCTAGCGCGATCACCAAGGAAGAGTGGCGCGAGTACACCAAGACCGTCTGGAGCATCGCGAACACCTCGGATAGCGACCACCCGGCTGTGTTCCCGCCGGAACTTCCCAAGCGACTCATCAAGATGTTCTCGTTTGTCGATGAGACCGTGCTCGACCCCTTTGGAGGTACTGGCACAACCGGTCGGGTAGCAGCAGAACTCGGTCGCCGTGGCGTCTGCATCGACCAGTCGTCCGTCTACGTGGACCGCATGCTCCGCGACAAGGCAGCCCTGAACGGCTCCGGACATCTGTTCGAGCCCACCTTGGGAGATGCGCGCAGGATCGACCTCCCCGACGATTCGGTCGGCCTGGCGGTGACCTCTCCGCCGTACTGGAACAAGGCTGACTACGGCGACGGCGAGAGCAACTTGGGCAACGTTGAGGGCTACCTGGAGTTCATTGAGTCCCTGCGCCCCGCTTTTGCGGAGGTTTTTCGTGCGCTTGCGCCCGGTCGCAAGTTCTGCGTCAATACCGCGAATGTCAACCAGCACACTGAACACGGCCTGTTGACATTCCCGCTCGCTACTGACCTCGTCATCCTCCTCCGCGAACTCGGGTTCGTTCTTGTAAACGAAATCATCTGGAACAAAGACGGGACAGGGGGAAAGTGGGGGTCAGCGAACGGGCAGCGGCCCATCTTCGGGTCGTACCCTTACCCGCCGAACCTGTTGTTCAAGAATGTGCACGAATACATCATTATCGCGGCCAAGCCGCCGACTAAGAAGTCGACCGGCAAGACCGTCCTGCCGTACGACAACATCATGCGCTTGCCGCAGAAGGTGTAG
- a CDS encoding Eco57I restriction-modification methylase domain-containing protein, with the protein MTRRTTPPDWVALSSPRLNRPLVPSVERIAKPIRDYAETLAQAVSHDRFEDLYAPDRQGLGFTLQPDERGRRTAWALIGQWLVAYSVGHPTAAAGLAAAHEWFWNGNDIADTIAVPNAVVPLPPDTPAVEVRALLPYLLDSMAAATRRDVLNARSTVEQRAIRKKAGVYYTPGDVAHLMVDRALSATTQDHELWLDPAHGSGVFLRAVLSACLDDGVRDCLYGVDLDPMAAETTSFVLTSEDLHLRTQGSAPWHRWHHFRRNLATGDALLIDAAHIRHPPDWEKPTLHEPGRPLGYRDPWRLEAAFPEIAGRGFSRVVANPPYAALQPTASTFHIPSLHPVTGASTAADISPIFVELAAAVLTDDGALAVVTPLSEVTSTRAPFPQLRQHLAAMPGSVEFLAFDRVPDALFGDDIKTRNAIIHVDKAATPGIAVSPLYRWTSKTRHRALAEIPTVPVADVPGVPVSLPKVSTDWEHDLYLACLRHTRRVDSWLTRRTAQPLDRIQRPAAHATSDVVAVAPTAYNFLGVTRDPYRAVTDGHDSKNPLSILQFRSEAHASAAYAVLCSRVAFWLWHVTGDGFHVTTTLTRLCPVPNEAGAVFNALVELGDRLWKEALQQPAVSTNRGRTTVTYPTWGHGDLLDSIDEQVLSLVGCPSTTSLADWHESLVVVDPDSDRRNIIRRNTL; encoded by the coding sequence ATGACTCGCCGCACAACGCCTCCCGACTGGGTCGCGCTGTCGTCACCGAGACTCAATCGACCACTCGTCCCTTCGGTCGAGCGCATCGCGAAGCCCATTCGGGATTACGCAGAGACGTTGGCCCAGGCCGTTAGCCACGACCGGTTCGAGGACCTGTACGCACCTGACCGCCAGGGACTCGGGTTCACGCTCCAACCCGATGAGCGAGGACGGCGCACCGCATGGGCACTCATCGGTCAGTGGCTCGTCGCCTACAGCGTTGGTCATCCCACAGCAGCCGCGGGCTTGGCCGCCGCGCACGAATGGTTCTGGAACGGCAACGACATCGCGGACACGATCGCGGTCCCCAACGCGGTCGTACCGCTTCCGCCGGACACTCCCGCTGTGGAGGTCCGCGCGCTCCTGCCTTACTTACTCGACTCGATGGCTGCGGCAACTCGTCGCGACGTGCTCAACGCTCGCAGCACCGTCGAGCAGCGCGCAATCCGCAAGAAGGCCGGGGTCTACTACACACCTGGGGACGTTGCGCACCTGATGGTTGACCGTGCGCTATCGGCAACGACCCAGGACCATGAACTGTGGCTGGACCCGGCACACGGCAGCGGGGTGTTCCTGCGCGCCGTCTTGTCCGCGTGCCTCGACGACGGTGTTCGCGACTGCCTGTACGGGGTCGATCTCGACCCGATGGCTGCGGAGACCACGTCATTCGTTCTGACCAGCGAAGACCTGCATCTCCGCACCCAAGGATCAGCACCGTGGCACCGCTGGCATCACTTTAGGCGCAACCTTGCGACTGGGGACGCGCTCCTCATCGACGCGGCCCACATCCGTCATCCTCCCGACTGGGAGAAACCGACTCTCCATGAGCCTGGCCGTCCCCTGGGATACCGGGACCCGTGGAGGCTCGAAGCCGCGTTCCCCGAGATCGCGGGGCGGGGGTTCAGTCGGGTCGTCGCGAATCCGCCATACGCTGCACTGCAGCCCACAGCAAGCACGTTCCACATCCCGTCACTGCATCCCGTGACTGGGGCTTCAACTGCCGCCGACATTTCGCCGATATTCGTCGAACTAGCGGCGGCGGTACTGACCGACGACGGTGCCCTTGCAGTGGTCACACCGCTCTCGGAGGTGACCTCCACGCGTGCTCCGTTTCCCCAACTGCGACAGCATCTGGCAGCGATGCCGGGATCGGTCGAGTTTCTGGCATTTGACCGCGTGCCGGACGCGCTGTTCGGCGATGACATCAAGACCAGGAACGCCATCATCCACGTCGACAAGGCCGCGACTCCAGGAATCGCAGTGAGCCCGCTGTACCGATGGACCAGCAAGACTCGTCATCGTGCCCTCGCGGAGATTCCGACCGTTCCGGTAGCCGACGTTCCCGGTGTCCCTGTCTCGTTGCCGAAGGTCAGCACCGATTGGGAGCACGACCTCTACCTCGCGTGTCTGCGGCACACGCGACGCGTCGACTCGTGGCTCACGCGGAGAACCGCCCAGCCTCTCGACCGGATTCAGCGTCCGGCAGCACACGCAACGTCGGACGTGGTCGCGGTCGCGCCGACGGCGTACAACTTCCTCGGTGTCACCCGCGACCCATATCGCGCGGTGACCGACGGACACGACTCCAAGAACCCTCTGTCTATTCTGCAATTTCGAAGCGAAGCACATGCTTCCGCTGCATACGCCGTGCTCTGCAGCCGCGTCGCCTTCTGGCTGTGGCACGTAACTGGCGATGGGTTCCATGTCACGACTACGCTTACCCGGCTCTGTCCGGTGCCGAACGAAGCGGGTGCGGTCTTCAACGCTCTCGTTGAACTCGGGGACAGGCTCTGGAAGGAAGCCCTGCAACAACCCGCCGTGTCGACGAATCGCGGCCGCACCACCGTGACATATCCAACCTGGGGACACGGCGACCTGCTCGACAGCATCGATGAGCAGGTTCTCAGCCTCGTCGGCTGTCCAAGTACGACATCATTGGCCGATTGGCATGAGTCTCTGGTCGTCGTCGACCCAGACTCTGACCGACGTAACATCATTCGAAGGAACACCCTGTGA
- a CDS encoding AAA family ATPase, giving the protein MTDYALLVAAPVMDGKLTFKDGTPRADTLRLVSVGDRIVPLVHSGGDSDGVAFILRVTHAAREGNQDGDPVVTVLCDTADLEQPLSVAEFLRLRGLDDPIAAAFQLTTPPKAMMETSSPLASLVLAAGAKDRDDALVFRRFSLVQTQNVNDATQLLTDHGRAPLPGDGVFMFTNAAMVGTATANQSGDLVVKGQPIAHSPGEALTILVDAQARATASDVFVPEPAIQALEKVVVALQDQSVVVAVDDYASFYPFTKILQTINSALPLLSRAPVTPSEGDAASSPTTAPPADTVNIAGLTVEAVLAELPNGFKIQREVVAAAVTALRAGKHLLLGGPPGTGKTTLAEALCRAVVGLNYDVTTATADWTTFDTIGGYLPDEKGLRFTPGVVLRSLRNAGWLIIDEVNRADIDKAFGPLFTVLSGGDDAAGRTSVLPYQTTDGPVTIKWTDKVEDKANIYPLTPSWRLIGTLNVSDKASLFRLSFAFLRRFAVIDVPLPEDGDYRALLKHWYDAAGITGYDSLVDAGMGLARGPVQIGPAISADIASFVAQGIAKTSSDSEAFEDIETAFLTAVRLFVVPQYEGQPEPSGEQLAKSLRAVLPKVNDEEFALLRSALKDVALQ; this is encoded by the coding sequence GTGACCGACTATGCCCTGCTCGTGGCTGCGCCCGTGATGGATGGGAAACTCACCTTCAAAGACGGGACGCCAAGAGCCGACACCCTGCGGCTCGTCTCCGTAGGTGACAGGATCGTCCCACTCGTGCACAGCGGCGGCGACTCCGACGGTGTCGCCTTCATCCTTCGCGTGACTCATGCTGCCCGTGAGGGGAATCAAGACGGCGATCCGGTGGTGACCGTTCTCTGCGACACGGCCGACCTGGAGCAGCCGCTGAGCGTCGCGGAGTTTCTCAGGCTTCGCGGGCTTGACGACCCGATCGCAGCGGCGTTCCAACTTACGACACCCCCGAAGGCGATGATGGAGACGTCATCACCGCTCGCTAGCCTGGTCCTCGCCGCTGGAGCGAAGGACCGAGACGACGCATTGGTCTTCCGCCGCTTCTCGCTAGTGCAGACGCAGAACGTCAACGATGCGACGCAACTGCTGACTGATCACGGACGTGCTCCGCTTCCTGGCGACGGGGTGTTCATGTTCACGAACGCCGCGATGGTCGGCACGGCCACCGCTAACCAGAGCGGGGACCTGGTGGTGAAAGGCCAGCCGATCGCGCACTCGCCCGGCGAGGCCCTGACCATCCTCGTCGACGCGCAAGCCCGCGCGACTGCGAGCGATGTATTCGTTCCCGAACCGGCGATCCAGGCACTTGAGAAGGTGGTCGTCGCGCTCCAGGACCAATCGGTGGTGGTGGCGGTAGATGACTACGCGTCCTTCTACCCATTCACGAAGATCCTCCAGACCATCAACTCCGCGCTGCCACTGCTCAGCCGAGCCCCAGTGACACCGTCCGAAGGCGATGCGGCATCGTCGCCAACCACGGCCCCTCCGGCGGACACAGTTAACATCGCGGGGCTCACTGTCGAAGCCGTGCTCGCAGAACTACCCAACGGCTTCAAGATCCAGCGCGAGGTCGTCGCCGCTGCCGTTACGGCGTTGCGGGCAGGCAAGCACCTGCTCCTGGGAGGGCCTCCCGGCACAGGGAAGACAACCCTCGCCGAGGCCCTGTGCAGAGCGGTCGTCGGGCTGAACTACGACGTCACCACCGCTACGGCTGACTGGACGACGTTTGACACCATCGGCGGATATCTGCCAGACGAAAAGGGCCTCCGGTTCACACCCGGTGTGGTGCTCCGTTCACTGCGTAACGCCGGTTGGCTGATCATTGACGAGGTCAACCGAGCCGACATCGACAAAGCCTTCGGACCACTGTTCACGGTCCTGTCCGGCGGTGACGACGCGGCGGGCCGGACCTCCGTCCTCCCGTACCAAACCACCGACGGTCCCGTGACAATCAAATGGACCGACAAGGTCGAGGACAAGGCCAACATCTACCCGCTCACCCCCTCGTGGCGGCTTATCGGGACACTCAACGTGTCCGACAAAGCCAGCCTGTTCCGACTCTCGTTCGCATTCCTGCGCCGGTTCGCAGTGATCGACGTCCCTCTGCCGGAAGACGGCGACTACCGTGCCCTCCTGAAGCACTGGTACGACGCGGCAGGCATCACGGGCTATGACAGCCTGGTCGACGCGGGCATGGGATTGGCAAGGGGACCCGTGCAAATCGGTCCTGCCATCAGCGCCGACATCGCATCCTTCGTCGCGCAGGGCATCGCGAAGACCTCCTCCGACTCAGAGGCGTTCGAAGACATCGAGACAGCGTTTCTCACCGCAGTCCGACTCTTCGTCGTGCCTCAATACGAGGGCCAGCCGGAGCCGTCCGGTGAGCAACTCGCCAAGTCACTGCGGGCCGTACTGCCGAAGGTCAACGACGAAGAGTTCGCGCTGCTGCGGAGCGCCTTGAAGGACGTCGCGTTGCAGTGA
- a CDS encoding Fic family protein: protein MAALSLRAQREQSRIATTRTARLKRIARSTEIYESNKIEGLGPDLATTDQVLHDHDLLRATTGVWAAERAIERCLNAEPKIRDVVGLGAARLLAEHFCADPTRPLTGSDIRELHELILVGDRRGGSYKAFTNEIGGSSHIPLLPSDTPAAMSHLVTWLADTQLSPLWRAAVAHAWLTHIHPFHDGNGRVARLLANLVLIRNGMPPLIVSAASDRGAYLDALASSDEGGDILPLARVFRDVLSRGVQDLADPALATQVYKTETQPSPESVQARWSDILTEFLTELAPHLLLHRLNTYLIGDITAADLTRIGRGRLENAWVAKIATDATSRDLLLHVAAATIRPRRSTAATAPSPSIFVSIRNTRPLDARQYLPVGSQGSFAYEFHPLVDTGEVLIRRNAAVNRYPVHEAANKAAEHLARAHRQLIGWPS, encoded by the coding sequence GTGGCAGCGCTGTCCCTCCGTGCGCAACGTGAACAGAGCCGGATAGCGACAACCCGAACCGCACGCCTCAAGCGCATCGCCCGCTCGACCGAGATCTACGAAAGCAACAAGATCGAAGGCCTCGGACCAGACCTCGCCACCACCGACCAGGTCCTGCACGACCACGACCTGCTGCGGGCGACGACCGGCGTGTGGGCGGCCGAACGCGCCATCGAGCGCTGCCTCAACGCCGAGCCGAAGATCAGAGACGTCGTCGGCCTCGGCGCGGCACGACTACTCGCCGAACACTTCTGCGCCGACCCGACCAGGCCTCTCACCGGCAGCGACATCCGCGAGTTGCACGAACTCATCCTCGTCGGCGACCGACGCGGCGGAAGCTACAAGGCCTTCACCAACGAGATCGGCGGATCAAGCCACATCCCGCTCCTGCCATCCGACACCCCGGCGGCCATGTCCCACCTCGTCACCTGGCTCGCCGACACGCAACTTTCGCCGCTCTGGCGTGCCGCCGTCGCACACGCCTGGCTCACCCACATCCACCCGTTTCACGACGGTAACGGCCGAGTCGCACGACTACTCGCCAACCTCGTCCTCATCCGCAACGGAATGCCGCCACTGATCGTCAGCGCCGCTTCAGACCGGGGCGCATACCTCGACGCGCTCGCCTCCTCCGACGAGGGCGGCGACATCCTCCCCCTCGCCCGCGTCTTCCGCGACGTCCTCAGCCGAGGCGTACAAGACCTTGCCGACCCCGCGCTCGCAACGCAGGTCTATAAGACCGAAACGCAACCCAGTCCCGAGTCCGTGCAAGCTCGATGGAGCGACATACTCACCGAGTTCCTCACCGAGCTCGCACCCCACCTCCTCCTCCACCGTCTCAACACGTATCTCATCGGCGACATCACCGCAGCAGACCTCACACGCATCGGCCGCGGAAGACTCGAGAACGCTTGGGTCGCCAAGATCGCCACCGACGCCACCAGCCGCGACCTGCTGCTCCACGTCGCCGCTGCAACCATCCGACCGCGCCGCAGCACCGCCGCCACCGCGCCCTCCCCGTCCATCTTCGTGAGCATCAGAAACACCCGACCGCTCGACGCACGCCAGTACCTCCCAGTCGGCAGCCAAGGGTCCTTCGCCTACGAGTTCCATCCACTCGTCGACACAGGCGAGGTGCTCATCCGTCGCAACGCAGCGGTCAACCGCTATCCAGTCCACGAGGCCGCGAACAAGGCAGCAGAACATCTCGCTCGCGCTCATCGTCAGCTCATCGGCTGGCCGTCCTAA